From Egibacteraceae bacterium:
TGCCACCCCACCGGGTGTACCTCGAGCCGTTCGCGGGCAGCTGCGCGGTCCTGCTAGCCAAGCCTTGCGCTAGCCACGAGATCATCAACGACCTCGACGGCGATGTCGTCAACTTCTTCCGCTGCCTGCGTGACCACGAGGTCGAGCTCGAACGGCTGTGCCGGCTCACGCCCTACGCCCGCGAAGAGTTCGACGCCGCCGACCTGACCGACGCCGTGGACGACCTGGAACGCGCGCGGCGCTGGTGGGTGCGCGCGACCCAGTCGATCAACGCGCAAGTCACCGCCCACAAGTCCTTCTCGGTGTCGACAAGCCGTGGGTCGGGGCACGCCTGGCACACACTGACGTTGGTGGCCCGCTTCGCGGCGGTCGCGGCACGGATCCGCACCGCGGTGATCGAGTGCCGCCCAGCGGTGGAGGTGATCGCCAAGCACGCCGGCCCGGACACCGTCGTCTACGCCGACCCGCCCTACCTCGCGGCGACCCGGTCGATGCTTGGCCGCAAGACCCGCGAGTACACCCACGAGTACGCCAGCGAGTCCGACCACCGCACGCTGGCCGAG
This genomic window contains:
- a CDS encoding DNA adenine methylase, which encodes MRPPVSYYGGKSRLAGWVASLLPPHRVYLEPFAGSCAVLLAKPCASHEIINDLDGDVVNFFRCLRDHEVELERLCRLTPYAREEFDAADLTDAVDDLERARRWWVRATQSINAQVTAHKSFSVSTSRGSGHAWHTLTLVARFAAVAARIRTAVIECRPAVEVIAKHAGPDTVVYADPPYLAATRSMLGRKTREYTHEYASESDHRTLAEVLHATPAAVLLSGYPSPLYDELYAGWQGVERRVHRPSSNAGGRDVRALEVVWSNRALPAQQRLAFQEVLA